The following coding sequences are from one Eucalyptus grandis isolate ANBG69807.140 chromosome 11, ASM1654582v1, whole genome shotgun sequence window:
- the LOC120289923 gene encoding uncharacterized protein LOC120289923, with protein sequence MKAPEILKLTSTIVLDAASSGIFEIVKLCLEHSPELMWNKQFTKELMKEIVKGRHVELFRLMNGYNTIPNLRYDIQRNCDLMAALVEWSPGYVPTDVSGAAFLMQRELQWFEVLEDKSPPLIKSLKFEVKEDKSSPSKSLELKETKERNGKTYWGVFVEQRKDLVKEAGQWMKETSSSCSVISTLIFTVAFTIPGSNDRGNPVFLKRDSFLVFTVANALSLFSSVTATSMFLAILTSRYAAEDFLHSLPSKMILGLTFLFLSFVFILVAFGSALVIVLSEQWKWIYIPITLLVVIPVILSAILKLPLYVEMVESTYWPRLFRPVKIWK encoded by the exons ATGAAAGCACCTGAAATACTCAAATTGACTTCGACCATTGTCCTTGATGCTGCATCTAGCGGAATCTTTGAAATAGTCAAGTTATGTCTTGAGCATTCTCCGGAGTTGATGTGGAATAAACAATTCACAAAAGAACTGATGAAAGAAATTGTGAAGGGAAGGCATGTTGAGTTATTTAGACTAATGAATGGATACAACACAATCCCAAATTTGAGGTACGATATTCAGAGGAATTGCGACCTGATGGCGGCACTAGTAGAATGGTCCCCAGGATATGTACCAACAGATGTTTCTGGAGCAGCTTTTCTTATGCAAAGGGAACTTCAATGGTTTGAG GTGCTGGAAGATAAGAGTCCTCCTTTGATAAAAAGTCTAAAATTTGAG GTAAAAGAAGATAAGAGCAGTCCTTCTAAAAGTCtggaattgaaagaaacaaaagaaaggaacgGGAAGACATACTGGGGAGTTTTTGTAGAACAGCGAAAAGATTTGGTCAAAGAGGCGGGGCAATGGATGAAGGAGACGTCATCATCTTGTAGCGTCATATCAACCCTCATCTTTACAGTAGCTTTTACAATACCTGGAAGCAACGATAGGGGTAACCCAGTCTTTCTAAAAAGGGACTCATTCTTGGTATTTAccgttgcaaatgctttatctctcttctcctctgtcACCGCCACCTCGATGTTCTTAGCTATCCTAACCTCACGCTATGCCGcagaagattttcttcattcacTACCAAGCAAAATGATACTGGGCctcacttttctcttcctctctttcgtCTTCATACTCGTGGCTTTTGGCTCTGCTCTTGTGATTGTCCTAAGTGAACAATGGAAGTGGATTTACATCCCCATTACTTTGTTGGTGGTCATCCCTGTCATATTGTCTGCAATACTAAAGCTTCCCTTGTATGTTGAAATGGTTGAATCCACCTATTGGCCTCGCCTCTTCCGTCCTGTGAAGATTTGGAAATGA
- the LOC104440272 gene encoding tRNA-specific adenosine deaminase TAD3-like: MNSKNDDAWQIVHVPGRPPIPPDQQLTVNVVAAQIEQPKLTNTIMRRLSQIAPLEDLHHVKRVKKKCLEGVKIQLSVILCLAPENGDFDGIPCDVKDVCKYAASSKEEWVEQCKLWPTSYHPPTYNISGITGFSDEDSQSVVSFMKYALELVKSHGNVVVNAAAIVDPLSNQVIAGACDEVCSWQTPKTEVGAEYSSSTKSSAEMTRWTKHESCLQRCSSGGAEQVETSISCLHPRWWVDEQTGRSSSFWHLLRHAAMVAIESSAARDRRLFPDVRYKDEATKEKFILSPAKSQAKRRKTDGNDVDNDEKDDTAHGNGDLSSRPYLCTGNDIYLVWEPCTMCAMALVHQRIRHVFYAFPNLSAEALGSVHRLQGEKSLNHQYVVFRVVVPQDILNKAKTSISGSRE; the protein is encoded by the exons ATGAACAGCAAGAACGACGATGCGTGGCAAATCGTCCACGTCCCCGGCAGGCCGCCGATTCCGCCTGATCAGCAACTCACAG TGAACGTGGTCGCAGCTCAGATTGAGCAGCCGAAGCTCACGAACACTATCATGAG GCGTTTGAGTCAAATTGCGCCATTGGAGGACCTCCACCACGTGAAGCGggtgaagaagaagtgtctcgaAGGAG TAAAAATTCAGCTATCAGTGATCTTATGTCTGGCTCCCGAAAATGGTGATTTTGATGGAATTCCATGTGACGTGAAGGAT GTCTGCAAATATGCTGCGTCGTCAAAGGAAGAGTGGGTAGAACAGTGCAAGCTATGGCCCACCTCATACCATCCACCAACCTA CAATATCAGTGGCATAACTGGGTTTAGTGATGAAGACTCACAATCGGTTGTAAGTTTTATGAAGTATGCTCTGGAATTGGTGAAATCTCATGGTAATGTG GTGGTCAATGCTGCAGCAATTGTAGATCCTCTATCTAATCAAGTGATTGCAGGGGCATGTGATGAAGTCTGCTCTTGGCAAACTCCAAAAACAGAAGTTGGTGCTGAATATAGTAGTTCCACCAAATCTTCTGCTGAAATGACTCGATGGACAAAGCATGAATCATGTCTTCAACGCTGTTCCTCAGGTGGGGCAGAGCAAGTTGAGACATCCATTTCTTGTCTACATCCACGATGGTGGGTAGATGAACAGACTGGCAGGAGCTCTTCATTTTGGCACCTGTTGCGACACGCTGCGATGGTGGCCATTGAATCATCTGCTGCCAGGGACAGACGCTTATTCCCTGATGTGAGATACAAAGATGAAGCTACCAAAGAGAAGTTTATTCTATCTCCTGCAAAGTCTCAAGCAAAAAGACGGAAAACTGATGGCAACGAC GTCGACAATGATGAAAAAGATGATACTGCTCATGGAAATGGTGATCTCTCGAGTAGACCGTATTTATGCACTGGCAATGACATCTACCTTGTTTGGGAACCATGCACAAT GTGTGCAATGGCACTTGTGCATCAGAGAATCAGGCATGTGTTTTACGCTTTTCCAAATCTGAGTGCGGAAGCGTTGGGCAGCGTTCACCGGCTACAGGGGGAAAAAAGCTTGAATCATCAATATGTGGTGTTCAGGGTTGTGGTGCCACAGGATATCCTCAACAAAGCCAAAACATCGATATCTGGGAGCCGAGAATGA
- the LOC104440380 gene encoding uncharacterized protein LOC104440380, which translates to MATYKASQVGCKKPRDCNEESNPMALQPSEMQGDSNPAEPPPDCNEERNPMAPEESETQGNSDLAEPPPVEPTPVVDENYRQLFEATLKGDWKAIERILTKDPEAMTAQLMTIEDGDGDFTVLNIAAVTGQDELVEKLLKRIPRELKARGLDQAFCVAAQKGRIRRAKESIEQLEKVRGESTVHDALLSATRSIPKQKEVIWYLAKRITYPPCNDIMMNLIKAGHLDILLYLAHQYRDLATSVDTQNNGLLEVFVHVKSYYRSGAKLNFWEKCIYQCVPCLVDTPFDNTKDMKMARATHRFKTLLWNVATKPGTLTAMVSLDKKHAMVSIEKGPYFIHG; encoded by the exons ATGGCAACTTATAAAGCTTCCCAAGTTGGTTGCAAAAAACCTAGAG acTGCAACGAGGAGAGCAACCCAATGGCGCTGCAACCAAGTGAAATGCAAGGAGATTCGAATCCTGCTGAACCACCACCAG attGCAATGAGGAGAGAAACCCAATGGCGCCGGAAGAAAGTGAAACACAAGGAAATTCGGATCTTGCAGAACCACCACCAG TCGAGCCGACACCGGTGGTTGATGAAAATTATCGACAATTGTTTGAAGCCACATTAAAAGGTGATTGGAAAGCTATAGAGAGAATCCTCACTAAAGATCCCGAAGCAATGACGGCCCAACTTATGACCATagaagatggtgatggtgaCTTTACTGTGCTCAATATTGCGGCTGTGACTGGACAAGATGAATTGGTGGAGAAACTGCTAAAGCGCATCCCTCGGGAACTTAAAGCTcgcggcttagatcaagccttcTGCGTTGCCGCCCAGAAAGGAAGAATAAGGAGGGCAAAGGAATCAATAGAACAACTTGAAAAAGTCCGTGGTGAATCTACGGTACACGATGCCCTGTTGTCTGCTACGAGAAGTATTCCTAAGCAAAAGGAGGTTATCTGGTACCTGGCCAAGCGTATAACATACCCCCCTTGTAATGATATCATGATGAACCTTATTAAGGCCGGCCATTTGG ACATACTCTTGTATTTAGCTCACCAATACCGTGACTTAGCGACGTCGGTTGATACCCAAAACAATGGCCTGTTGGAAGTCTTTGTGCATGTGAAGTCCTACTACCGTAGTGGAGCTAAactcaatttttgggaaaaatgtaTTTACCAAT GTGTCCCTTGCTTGGTTGATACACCATTTGACAACACCAAAGACATGAAGATGGCTCGAG CGACTCACCGGTTCAAGACATTACTCTGGAATGTTGCCACAAAACCAGGTACACTAACTGCCATGGTATCTTTAGACAAAAAACATGCCATGGTATCCATAGAAAAAGGACCTTATTTCATCCATGGGTAG